One genomic window of Lytechinus variegatus isolate NC3 chromosome 1, Lvar_3.0, whole genome shotgun sequence includes the following:
- the LOC121423369 gene encoding protocadherin Fat 1-like: MAGVRWHLWKGTMAFLLLVLQLGFSLVLGQDIQFTRSIYNATIAENSPIRTFISTEQKMGIYLPDPSVTVRYSLQESDVSDLFSARPEVVGDFAFLRIRTRPCRNKSQCPNLKVNREVRPEYYLTVIAQSSSGGERSSATAEVHIVVKDVNEQPPLFLRGNYAATVREDYPVFSNIIQVEAHDSDSGINGEVYYSFRQQTDQFAIHTTTGVVSLTRPLDFDQRSSYALTVVAKDRGFTPYGGVALTSSVQLRIYVEQVNKHSPEIRVEKQPTVSRNSEVGTVFAVVGVTDEDGGANGEIASLDIIDGDPGGFFRVEPSSTPGRYQLKIANSLLTSNLPHAFNVTVAASDRGSSPRTTSLVVGVVLDGAMNFEAYFTSDFFNTTISELMPVNTPFLSVAPRSAIGNTGFSYVIQDPSLPFSIGTHTGMLSVAVDLDRETTPEYDFTVAVRNSKQQTIADTRVLVILSDANDNNPSFEEELYTVEVEENRPVNYQVLVVRASDPDHGENGFISYSIANMNPVPFTIDHQTGSINTSKVLDYETMRHQYRLRVRASDWGAPFRREAEAVVVINLINLNDNRPKFEKINCVGAIAKSFPSGRAIALISALDFDDNRPRYWITSGNVNDLFSINTQSGNLTLSRPVADSDPLFYSLRIEARDGPTSVSYMRTNMSITNNANPNPQAHARGLKVTCQETDVAEEIVGLYEQLQASNQEVEHLPPNYAELYSANVHEPEFETGFRTSVAVPEDSPVSSTVLTVNANDLDHGFNGKLLYAISDGNDKSHFQMDFETGELKVLMPLDRETQSVYDVTVKVADMGRPQHTRKSPLTITLTDVNDNAPHFDLKQYDVNIPEDAEVGLRFLAVHASDRDEGRNQEVRYSIISDSPSFDIDIISGELSVAGPLDRETIPIHEVRVQATDLSDSPLSTSVIVRVSLDDINDNPPQCLLPENKVKIREDLPTGAAVLSVQAHDPDNPPNGTVHYRLDNSGPSKFSIDTDYGTLRLVEMLDYEETQLYEIVVAIRDEGIPAMSSTCRIVVEVVDVNENTHAPVFQNYVLTGSVHEGHINDTEVMTITAADMDMGIDGEVSYTIRDGSGLGRFSIDNAG; this comes from the coding sequence ATGGCAGGAGTCAGGTGGCACCTTTGGAAGGGGACAATGGCATTCCTCCTTCTGGTTCTGCAGCTGGGCTTCAGCCTAGTCCTCGGTCAAGACATCCAGTTCACCCGTTCAATATACAATGCCACTATTGCAGAAAACTCTCCCATCAGAACCTTCATCTCCACAGAACAGAAGATGGGCATTTACTTGCCAGACCCATCAGTGACTGTGCGATACAGTTTGCAGGAAAGCGATGTGAGCGACCTTTTCTCTGCCAGACCAGAGGTTGTTGGTGACTTTGCTTTTTTGAGGATAAGGACAAGACCGTGTAGAAACAAAAGCCAGTGTCCCAATTTGAAAGTTAACAGAGAGGTAAGGCCGGAGTATTATCTTACGGTCATTGCACAGAGCAGCTCAGGGGGAGAGAGAAGCTCAGCAACGGCAGAAGTGCACATTGTTGTAAAGGATGTTAATGAGCAACCTCCACTCTTCTTGAGAGGGAACTATGCAGCAACAGTTCGTGAGGACTATCCAGTTTTCTCCAACATTATTCAAGTTGAGGCTCATGATTCAGACAGTGGCATCAATGGAGAGGTATATTATAGTTTCCGCCAGCAGACAGATCAGTTTGCAATCCATACAACCACTGGTGTGGTGTCCTTGACTAGACCTCTGGACTTTGATCAGCGATCAAGTTATGCTCTAACTGTTGTTGCAAAAGACAGAGGTTTCACACCATATGGAGGAGTAGCTCTTACGTCATCAGTGCAGCTGAGGATATATGTTGAGCAAGTCAACAAGCATAGTCCCGAGATAAGGGTTGAGAAGCAACCCACTGTTTCAAGAAACAGTGAGGTAGGGACAGTCTTTGCGGTTGTAGGTGTGACAGATGAAGACGGAGGTGCTAATGGTGAAATCGCATCTTTAGATATCATCGACGGGGACCCTGGTGGGTTCTTTAGAGTTGAGCCATCGTCAACACCTGGTCGCTATCAACTGAAGATCGCTAATTCTCTTCTCACATCCAACCTACCCCATGCTTTTAACGTGACTGTAGCTGCATCAGACAGAGGATCGTCCCCGAGGACCACTTCTCTCGTGGTTGGTGTTGTCCTTGATGGTGCCATGAATTTTGAAGCCTATTTTACCAGTGACTTCTTCAACACCACTATCAGTGAATTAATGCCTGTGAACACCCCATTTCTATCTGTTGCACCCCGGAGCGCTATAGGCAACACTGGTTTCTCTTATGTCATTCAGGATCCATCTCTGCCATTTTCGATAGGTACTCACACAGGGATGCTGTCTGTTGCTGTTGATCTGGACAGAGAGACTACACCAGAATATGATTTCACAGTTGCAGTTCGTAATTCCAAACAGCAAACCATCGCTGATACAAGGGTTTTGGTCATTCTTTCAGATGCAAATGATAACAATCCATCTTTTGAAGAAGAGCTCTATACTGTAGAAGTTGAAGAGAACCGACCGGTTAATTACCAAGTCCTTGTGGTACGAGCAAGTGATCCAGATCATGGAGAGAATGGTTTCATTTCATACAGTATCGCAAACATGAATCCAGTTCCCTTTACCATAGACCACCAAACTGGATCAATAAATACTAGCAAAGTTCTTGACTATGAGACCATGAGGCACCAGTACAGGCTAAGAGTGAGGGCTTCTGATTGGGGAGCTCCTTTCCGAAGAGAAGCAGAAGCTGTAGTTGTCATCAACCTCATCAATCTCAATGACAACAGACCAAAGTTTGAGAAGATCAATTGTGTTGGGGCAATTGCCAAGTCTTTTCCAAGTGGGAGAGCCATTGCATTGATATCTGCCCTGGACTTTGATGATAATAGACCAAGATACTGGATTACGAGTGGAAATGTGAATGACCTATTTAGCATTAATACTCAGTCAGGAAACCTGACTTTGTCTCGCCCTGTAGCAGATTCTGATCCCCTGTTCTATAGTTTGAGAATAGAGGCAAGAGATGGACCAACTTCTGTCAGCTATATGAGAACCAACATGTCGATCACCAACAATGCAAACCCCAATCCTCAAGCCCATGCAAGGGGTTTGAAAGTGACATGCCAGGAAACAGATGTTGCAGAGGAGATTGTCGGGCTGTATGAGCAACTTCAGGCAAGTAACCAAGAGGTTGAACATCTCCCTCCCAACTATGCAGAGTTGTACTCTGCTAATGTGCATGAGCCAGAGTTTGAGACTGGGTTTAGGACATCTGTAGCAGTTCCTGAAGACTCACCTGTTAGCAGCACTGTCCTTACTGTCAATGCTAATGATTTGGATCATGGCTTTAATGGAAAACTTCTTTATGCAATTTCAGATGGGAATGATAAGTCCCACTTCCAaatggactttgaaacaggtgAATTGAAAGTTCTAATGCCCCTGGATCGTGAAACTCAGAGTGTGTATGATGTAACAGTAAAGGTAGCAGACATGGGTAGGCCCCAGCATACAAGGAAGAGCCCCTTGACCATCACCCTGACTGATGTCAATGACAATGCACCCCACTTTGATCTGAAACAATATGATGTCAATATTCCTGAAGATGCAGAAGTAGGCCTTCGCTTTTTAGCAGTTCATGCTTCTGATCGGGATGAGGGTCGTAATCAAGAAGTGCGTTACAGCATCATCAGTGATTCTCCTTCCTTTGACATTGATATCATCTCTGGAGAGCTTAGCGTTGCTGGGCCACTTGATAGAGAAACCATTCCAATCCATGAAGTTCGAGTTCAGGCAACAGATCTTTCTGATTCACCCCTCTCTACCTCTGTCATCGTCAGAGTATCCCTGGATGACATCAATGACAATCCACCACAATGTCTTCTCCCCGAAAACAAAGTCAAGATCCGTGAAGACCTTCCAACAGGAGCTGCTGTTCTGAGCGTCCAAGCTCACGATCCTGATAACCCTCCTAATGGAACTGTACATTACAGACTTGATAATTCAGGACCCTCGAAGTTCAGCATTGACACTGATTATGGCACGCTCCGCCTGGTGGAAATGCTGGACTACGAGGAGACGCAGCTTTACGAAATTGTAGTCGCCATCCGAGATGAAGGAATACCAGCTATGAGTTCAACATGCCGCATAGTCGTAGAGGTTGTGGATGTTAATGAGAACACTCATGCTCCCGTTTTCCAAAACTATGTGCTGACTGGATCTGTACATGaaggacatatcaatgacactGAAGTGATGACTATAACTGCTGCTGATATGGACATGGGTATAGATGGGGAGGTGTCTTACACAATCCGAGATGGAAGTGGACTTGGAAGGTTCAGTATCGACAATGCAGGTTAG